A single Bacteroidota bacterium DNA region contains:
- a CDS encoding DUF1987 domain-containing protein → MSNILLNSTAKTPEVRFDSASGILEIEGRLIPENPDEFFSVLYNSLNSFKRDNSENTILLRLHYYNTTSSKRLLHFFQKAEELYQSGCKLKIIWEYEDGDDDSMRDGEDYQQLLKIPFEVKLE, encoded by the coding sequence ATGAGCAACATTCTTCTGAATTCAACTGCGAAAACTCCCGAAGTGCGTTTTGATTCCGCTTCGGGAATTCTTGAAATTGAAGGACGGCTCATTCCCGAAAATCCCGATGAGTTTTTTTCCGTGCTTTACAACTCGCTGAATTCTTTCAAGAGGGATAATTCTGAAAATACTATTCTTCTTCGCCTTCATTATTACAATACAACGTCTTCGAAACGCCTGCTGCATTTTTTTCAGAAAGCGGAAGAACTTTATCAAAGCGGCTGCAAACTGAAAATCATCTGGGAGTACGAAGATGGCGATGACGATTCCATGCGCGATGGAGAGGATTACCAGCAGTTGCTCAAGATTCCTTTCGAAGTGAAACTTGAATAA